GCACCCTCGGGTCTGCCTCCAAGAGGAGTCGGTCATGAGTCGGCGGAAGCGGGACAGCAGGGAGTCCGCCGGCTGGGAGGACCCACCGGGGGTGGAGGGGACCGGGAGCGCGGCCCCCGCCCTCCCGCCCCGGTCATCGACGCGGGAGGGCACCGCTACCGGGGCACCGCCGTCAGCCGCACTGTCAACCTCACCGTTATCCGGGCTGTCGGCCGCGCCGTCGGCGAGTGCGGGGCTCTCCATCCTGGCGGCGGTCTCGTCACCATCCACCTCCGTGGCACCTTCGATCTCGCCGGCCTGGCGCAGCAGAGCCCGGTAGTGGGGCTCATCTGCCAGGTCATCGTGGGAGCCGGCGGCGACGATGCGTCCGCCGTCCATGACGGCGATGCGGTCGGCGCCGCGCACGGCAGCCGGCCGGTGGGCGATGACCAGGACGGTGCGGTCCTTGACCAGGGCGCTCAGTGCCTCCTGGATCTCGGCCTCGGACTCGGGGTCGGCCATGGCGGTGGCCTCGTCAAGCACGATGACGGGGGTGTTCAGCAGGATGGCGCGGGCGATGGCGATGCGCTGCTCCTGTCCACCGGACAGTGCCGTGTCCTGCCCTAGGACGGTGTCGTAGCCCTGCGGCAGCGCCATGATCTCGTCGTGGATGCGGGCCACGCGGGCGGCGGCGCGCACCTGCGCCAGGTCGGCCTCGGGGCGCCCGAGGGCGATGTTCTCGCGCACGGTGGTGGCGAGCAGCTGGGCGTCCTGGAGGACGAAGGAGACGGTGGAGTACAGGGTGGACTCGTCCATGTCCCGCAAGTCCACCCCGCCAATGCGAATAGCTCCGGCGTCGGGGTCGGCGAAACGGGCGATGAGGGTGGCCAGTGTCGACTTGCCCGAGCCGGAGGGGCCCAGCAGCGCGGTCACGGTTCCCGGTTCCAGGGTCAGGCAGGCGTCGTCGACGGCAAGGACCTCCCCGTAGGAGAAGGAGACGTGGTCGATCTCGACTCGCGCCGCGCGGGGCTGTTCGGGCCGGTCGGCGGCGGGAAGGACGGGGGTGTCGAGGACCTCGCACAGCCGCAGGGCCGCCGCGCCGGCAAGCTGGTAGGACCAGGAGATCGAGGCGATGGTGATGAGGGCGGCAGGCAGGACCAGAGCAATGAGGGTCGTGGCCAGGACCTGGGGCAGGGTGACGGCCCCGGCGTGGATGAGCAGCGCCCCACCGCCGAGGTTGACCAGGAGCAGTACGGGGATGGAGACCCAGGTGAAGGACAGGCAGGTGACGGTCACCAGGGGCATCGCCCAGGCGCGGTAGAAGGCGGAGAACTCGTCCGCGGCGGTGAGGTAGGCCGAGTGCGCTCGTCCCACGCGTCCGAAGGCCTTGACCACGCTGATCCCGGAGACGAACTCGACCATGGCTGAGGAGATGGCTGCCAGCTTGCGGTCCATCTCCACGGTCTTCTCGTTCATGCCGCGCATGGACACCGAGTAGGTGAGCACGTAGAGGACGAGTGTGGAGACGGCCAGCAGGGCCAGGCGCCAGTCGATCCAGAAGGCGCAGCCCAGCAGGGCCAGCGGGGTGACGATGGCGTTGAGGCGCTCGACGGGACCGTGAGCGATGACGGTGTGGACGAGGGTCGTGTCGTCCTGGACGGCCTTGCGCAGGCGCCCGGAGCTGGAGGCAGTGAACCAGGACAGCGGGGCATGGGAGATACGCGCAACGATGTCGCGGCGCAGGCGGTCGCGCAGGGACAGGTCGGCCAGGTGGGTGATGAGCAGCGCCAGGAAGTACAGCAGCAGGCGGGTGGAGTAGGCACTCACAAGCACCATGACCGCGCCTGACACCTGCTGGGGATCCGGGCTCAGGCCCGCCCGGTAGGCGCGCAGCAGGATATCGCCGAGCTGGACCAGTGCGATGTAGGGGGCCACGGCCAGGATCGCGGAGAGCAGGACGAGGGCCTGACCGATCCGCAGCCGGGTGCGCACGGGGGCACCGAGGCGGGCGATGGCTGCCTGCCCCTCGCGCGAGCGCTGAACGTTGCCCTGCGGGGTCGCCTCAGCTGCGTCGTCAGGCGCTGCCGCGCCGGCTGAGGGCGGCGACGACGGCGCGGGCGATGGATGCGGCGAGGCTCCCGGAGCTGACGACTGTGTCCGCGTGTCCATCAGGTGTCCCTACCTTCCGTCGACCCTAATTCTGAATAGCTTTCAGAACTCAGTAAGGTCCACCTTACTCTCGCCGCTGAACCACAGGCAACAGCCCCCGGGGACCATTACGGTGCTGCCATGACACGACCTGCGCGACTGGGCCGACCGACCGGACCGAGACCGGGCTTCTCGCGCGACGACGTCGTCGATGCCGCCCTCGAGATCGGCATCGCGGACTTCACGCTCACGGCGGTGGCCAAGCATCTGGGGGTGGCGGTCTCCGGGCTGTACCGAACAATCTCATCACGCGAGGATCTGCTGGCTGCCTGCCTGGAGAGGATCGCTGCCGAGGTGGACGTCCCGGGCACCGGGAGGCGCTGGCCCGATGCGGTGCGGGCCCACGCCGAGGCCATCTGGGCGATGCTGGAGCGCTACCCCGGCCTGGCCGGGGTCATCATGGGGGTGCCGTGGGCCTACCAGCTCTTCGCCGCCCCCGTGGCTCAAGCGTGCCAGGCCCTGGTCGACGGCGGCTTGGGGGCCGAGGAGGCCGGGGTGGTCCTGGACTTCGTCGGCGACACCGTCATCTCCACGCACGCGCAAATCGAGGTCATGCGCTCCCCCGTGGCCTCCTCGGGGCAGGGCGGCCCCACGGGACTGGAGGAGACCAGCCGGTTCGCGGCCGCCGCCGGGAACCCTCCCCTGCCCGAGGCGCTGACGCCCAACGAGAGCTGGCTGGAGCGCGGCGGCCTGGACCGAAAGATCGAGATCATCATCCGGGGAGTGGCCGCGGGCCTGCCCCCGAGCGCAACGGATACGGGAGGGAAGTCGGCGTCAGGGGGCGACGTCAGTGGGCGACGCTGACGTCCAGCGGCATCCCCGAGTCCGGGGCGAAGTCCATGGGGCTGGGGACGACGCCTGCCCGCACGGCCGCTGACCCCAGGGCTGCGATCTGGGCGCCGTTGTCGGTGCAGAAGCGCAGTGGTGGCAGGCGCAGGGTGATGCCGGCCTCCTCGCAGCGCTCGGCGGCCAGGGAGCGCAGGCGGGAGTTGGCCGAGTACCCTCCCCCGACGACGAGCGTGTCGCAGCCGGTGTCCAGGCAGGCCTGGACCGCCTTGGCCGTCAGGGAGTCGTTGACGGCCTCGGAGAAGGCGGCGCAGACGTCGGCAC
This region of Actinomyces oris genomic DNA includes:
- a CDS encoding ABC transporter ATP-binding protein: MDTRTQSSAPGASPHPSPAPSSPPSAGAAAPDDAAEATPQGNVQRSREGQAAIARLGAPVRTRLRIGQALVLLSAILAVAPYIALVQLGDILLRAYRAGLSPDPQQVSGAVMVLVSAYSTRLLLYFLALLITHLADLSLRDRLRRDIVARISHAPLSWFTASSSGRLRKAVQDDTTLVHTVIAHGPVERLNAIVTPLALLGCAFWIDWRLALLAVSTLVLYVLTYSVSMRGMNEKTVEMDRKLAAISSAMVEFVSGISVVKAFGRVGRAHSAYLTAADEFSAFYRAWAMPLVTVTCLSFTWVSIPVLLLVNLGGGALLIHAGAVTLPQVLATTLIALVLPAALITIASISWSYQLAGAAALRLCEVLDTPVLPAADRPEQPRAARVEIDHVSFSYGEVLAVDDACLTLEPGTVTALLGPSGSGKSTLATLIARFADPDAGAIRIGGVDLRDMDESTLYSTVSFVLQDAQLLATTVRENIALGRPEADLAQVRAAARVARIHDEIMALPQGYDTVLGQDTALSGGQEQRIAIARAILLNTPVIVLDEATAMADPESEAEIQEALSALVKDRTVLVIAHRPAAVRGADRIAVMDGGRIVAAGSHDDLADEPHYRALLRQAGEIEGATEVDGDETAARMESPALADGAADSPDNGEVDSAADGGAPVAVPSRVDDRGGRAGAALPVPSTPGGSSQPADSLLSRFRRLMTDSSWRQTRGCIALAGVNGVLVGLALLVLLPASVALATGAPRWGLSFGGWLVVLVVLGLGAAVCDFQGRRMGMSGALGFMHDVHHAVGDRIARLPLRWFTADSAGTLSRAVSQEMVALGESAAHFMYLLTSTAAACVVVGVGSWAWDWRLGVLLTVAAPLFAGLVRLSRRLLDRGKSISEPAERELATRIVEIARCQGALRSCRAASGYSRLTAAFDDGARASRRALWWESAGNLVNGALSQIVVVAMIVLTSSLAASGTMEPLVAIAVIGMCLRFTTMLDDIGAAVMGVEERRQMMNHLDAVMDAELMAEPQEPSALPEPGAVELDDVAFGYRPDEPVLTGVSMRVPARTMCAIVGPSGSGKTTIARLVARFWDVDSGTVRVGGTDVRDMPTSQLMEQLSMVFQDVYLFDDTLAANICIGNPAADDAQVRWAAGLAGVTEIIHRLPHGWDTRVGEGGRALSGGERQRVSIARALLKRAPIVLLDEATSALDAENEANIVAAMEELRRTSTLIVIAHKLETIAAADQVIVLNDAGRIAQRGHHDELVAVDGPYRSFWEQRTRARGWALV
- a CDS encoding TetR/AcrR family transcriptional regulator, which gives rise to MTRPARLGRPTGPRPGFSRDDVVDAALEIGIADFTLTAVAKHLGVAVSGLYRTISSREDLLAACLERIAAEVDVPGTGRRWPDAVRAHAEAIWAMLERYPGLAGVIMGVPWAYQLFAAPVAQACQALVDGGLGAEEAGVVLDFVGDTVISTHAQIEVMRSPVASSGQGGPTGLEETSRFAAAAGNPPLPEALTPNESWLERGGLDRKIEIIIRGVAAGLPPSATDTGGKSASGGDVSGRR